Proteins co-encoded in one Lasioglossum baleicum chromosome 14, iyLasBale1, whole genome shotgun sequence genomic window:
- the Nipped-b gene encoding nipped-B cohesin loading factor isoform X2: protein MVDILKVKAVMPEQIKFKMNGVIPSVPITTLAGIASLTDLLPEMPLPTPLPQTLTNKSLLFHPRVAEEAQILLSVRNENLVPQLILSLSQTSSDHIELKDNYANTVQPLETEQNTPELLKAILQINPHVFKGPQYNSPRNWPQGTPMMHSNQTSANYGRFSPSYSSSSGSRQTPQGSPAHPAAARTVLPPPTGIINPLPNMTPQPNMYSPAHMSSPGTPLTTLGNVTPQHHNMAGMTPQHNMHMASSMGANMPIQQHQTMNMQQNLYDPMINQQVHHPLGTHQPMNIESTVQENPQFLLDPVTGLPDIDLPIENIEAKQSIENTTPHLLSTTQTTSYPSMETGDIVNTINSNPAPIIQHQQNNNSEKVLKVPGPPLPEKMKEPVVMLDRLSLADQALMQKSLAAFAEKSPSRAAKMGISNREDVKSESESEEEIGKNNKYFKARAKERQVQREKEKAERKKTDEKTRRKRRVLDDDDEEEDKKDQLLPAKPKIRKIEKKLVPVLAKLSVEELMETNTYQRFNTTMETIFENTEDATTNAEFEDDGDVPPELLIPKYQLHDLCTEAAKLKALGAMESIPADRLVRLLNILEKNIRDGAKVSPLADPDDDIEESRLWMQLAMERVQRAVDASLIALHIMTSNNMPKMVYLEDVIDRIVLFMKFQLQNTIYPSFDPVYKIDTKNKTDNYNSSGRKKRGHMKEVREKSILQVYNKMHELVGLLAELLNIQMLTDTSVLHASTLGVAPFFVESVSDLQLSALKLVTVIFTKYEKHRRLLLDDILASIARLPSSKRSLRTYRLNSEDHIQMLTALVLQLIQCVVVLSDNVIPQQKTKDEEEKKEDKKEEKKPSFVDADVLIINKYETATRIAGNFLNVFLSKCGSKGEEIDYRPLFENFVQDLLATVNKPEWPAAELLLSLLGNLLVGHFSNKSSDMSLRVASIDYLGVVAARLRKDAVSSHCKLSTIDQIIKDIKIEQRKDSDYDQIIDKEIHGLSEDEERTVFLQKVLLDYLAVNGTKDSALGYARHFYLAQWYRDCAVEKSKVGQVKNSPSKKMHKKRVKKKNKHHSSDQDSESDLEEPDPDENDNNEQKNSEAYRIIEEKKKYIISRIRPYSTGTKPDILQTYIDYNSAELISQYLASKRPFSQSFDRYLKQILHVLTESSIAIRTKAMKCLTMIVEADPSVLARGDMQLGVKHSFLDHATSVREAAVDLVGKFVLSRPELIDKYYDMLSARILDTGVSVRKRVIKILKDICMECPDFPKIPEICVKMIRRVNDEEGIRKLVMEVFQNMWFTPVRERPSLDSESLLRKVMNITDVVAASKDMGLEWFEQLLVSLFKPKEDKDDSTKMQTEPPKALLTACKQIVDCLIENVLRLEETNLEEAEKSEKKGSSQRLVACLTTLYLFAKIRPQLLVNHAITLQPYLSLKCQTQGDYQIISSVAHTLELVVPLMEHPSETFLAQLEEDSVKLILQHDRSVVASCLSCLGSIVNNVTRNFKLIRDCFKKYYGHLTEYKSFYEKDPTNPMLLKYRPFVRRALFTVGLLLRHFNFTDPEVIEGLAENIKDQVFETLNYFVNLDNDDIKQFTLSAIGSLCIRHYEFMLLPELKELYHHLLTSENALVHMRIQVLNNVEVYLQEEDKRMIKQDMEWAKRSKQENLKEMGDVSSGMASTVIQLYVKEILEAFLHANVSVRHAALKVIQLILAQGLVHPVQIVPYLICMSTDCEKAVSHSADKQLQDIEKKYPGFIHMKSQLGIRLSYRLQKILQNEMTVRGMRVKEGEFPGALNGFLYTILRNTKQQRRAIVLSFLKQFDESAKTSLSQMLYLADNLAYFTYQVQDEPLFIIHHIDIIISMSGTNLVQSFREALLPKEGSQQIQPQQQLQLQLQLQQTQFQTPLGPDGQPRPDQLLSALEDEEDDEEDEDVLLARLPGDTTLLREYITASQGFLLLLTLRQHLKDLYGFSDQKIGQYSPTEAAKVYEKAVNRKSNLLFKPKATLHRLKESVNNEELNAEGRKKLVKEYLDFKQLMLKFDLEEQEDEPNDGDTSGKHHAENVKMAHHSEMEGKLRDGLAVGNYQGNVNSTIEHANNSVNSMAGSGPVPVPMQAMQGMHPPPVPPQMQPRVPKLTIHAHSEAKEHRKHRSHKTEKVKKHKKKKRRRISDSSDSGEDYSDPDFLV, encoded by the coding sequence AGGAAGCACAAATACTGCTGAGTGTCCGTAACGAGAACTTGGTGCCGCAGCTGATACTGTCCTTGTCGCAAACGTCCTCGGATCATATAGAGCTGAAAGACAATTATGCGAATACGGTGCAGCCATTGGAAACCGAACAGAACACTCCGGAATTGCTAAAGGCAATTCTACAGATAAATCCGCACGTGTTCAAGGGTCCTCAGTACAATTCACCGCGAAACTGGCCCCAAGGAACGCCTATGATGCACAGCAATCAAACGTCGGCGAATTACGGACGGTTCTCCCCTTCCTACTCAAGTTCCTCGGGGTCGAGACAGACGCCGCAAGGTAGTCCGGCTCATCCCGCTGCCGCTAGAACGGTACTCCCTCCGCCAACCGGCATCATCAACCCCCTGCCTAACATGACACCGCAACCGAACATGTACTCCCCAGCACATATGAGTTCTCCCGGTACACCTTTAACGACCCTCGGCAACGTTACACCTCAACACCATAACATGGCTGGCATGACGCCCCAGCACAACATGCACATGGCGTCCTCGATGGGCGCCAACATGCCTATCCAGCAACACCAAACCATGAACATGCAGCAGAATCTGTACGATCCGATGATAAACCAGCAAGTGCATCATCCGCTCGGAACGCATCAACCGATGAACATAGAAAGCACGGTGCAAGAGAACCCGCAGTTTCTACTGGACCCGGTGACAGGTCTCCCGGACATTGACTTGCCGATCGAGAACATCGAAGCGAAACAAAGCATAGAAAACACGACGCCACATTTGCTGTCGACGACACAGACCACGTCTTACCCGAGTATGGAGACTGGAGACATAGTGAACACTATAAACAGTAATCCGGCACCTATAATACAGCATCAACAGAACAACAACTCGGAGAAGGTGTTGAAGGTGCCCGGTCCTCCTCTGCCGGAGAAAATGAAGGAGCCGGTGGTAATGCTAGACAGACTGTCCCTGGCGGACCAGGCTCTGATGCAGAAGAGTTTAGCGGCGTTCGCCGAGAAATCGCCCAGTCGCGCGGCGAAAATGGGAATCTCGAATCGCGAGGACGTGAAGTCCGAGTCGGAGAGCGAGGAGGAAATAGGTAAGAACAATAAGTACTTTAAAGCACGGGCGAAAGAACGCCAGGTGCAGCGGGAGAAGGAGAAAGCGGAGAGGAAGAAGACCGATGAGAAGACGCGCAGGAAAAGGAGGGTACTGGACGATGACGACGAGGAGGAGGATAAGAAGGATCAGCTATTGCCGGCGAAACCAAAAATCCGAAAAATCGAGAAGAAGCTGGTTCCGGTGTTGGCCAAGCTTAGCGTGGAGGAGCTGATGGAGACGAACACGTATCAGCGTTTCAACACGACTATGGAGACGATATTCGAGAACACAGAGGATGCAACGACCAACGCGGAATTCGAGGACGACGGCGACGTGCCTCCGGAGCTGTTGATCCCCAAATACCAGCTGCACGATCTGTGCACGGAGGCGGCTAAACTGAAGGCGCTAGGAGCGATGGAGTCGATCCCTGCGGATAGGTTGGTCAGACTATTAAACATCCTGGAGAAGAACATTCGTGATGGTGCGAAGGTCTCGCCACTCGCTGATCCCGACGACGACATCGAGGAGAGTCGACTGTGGATGCAGCTGGCGATGGAGAGGGTGCAACGCGCGGTGGACGCATCCCTCATCGCGTTACACATCATGACGTCGAACAACATGCCGAAGATGGTCTACCTCGAGGATGTGATCGACAGAATAGTTCTATTCATGAAGTTTCAGCTGCAGAACACCATCTATCCCTCTTTCGATCCCGTTTATAAGATAGACACGAAAAACAAGACTGACAATTATAATTCTAGCGGCCGTAAGAAGAGGGGTCATATGAAAGAGGTCCGTGAGAAGAGCATCCTACAGGTGTACAACAAGATGCACGAGCTGGTCGGCCTGCTCGCGGAGCTGCTGAACATACAGATGTTGACTGACACCAGTGTACTGCACGCGTCCACGCTGGGCGTCGCACCCTTCTTCGTCGAGTCCGTCAGCGACCTTCAGCTGAGCGCGCTGAAGCTCGTCACCGTCATATTCACGAAATACGAGAAACACAGAAGGTTATTGCTAGACGACATACTGGCGTCGATAGCCCGGCTGCCGAGCAGCAAGCGGAGCCTGAGGACGTACAGATTGAACTCCGAGGATCACATACAGATGTTGACGGCTTTGGTACTGCAGCTGATCCAATGCGTGGTCGTTCTATCCGACAACGTGATCCCGCAGCAGAAGACGAAGgacgaggaggagaagaaggaggaCAAAAAGGAGGAGAAGAAGCCGAGCTTCGTAGACGCGGACGTgttgattataaacaaatacgaGACGGCCACCAGAATAGCAGGTAATTTTTTAAACGTGTTCCTGAGCAAGTGCGGTAGCAAAGGGGAGGAGATCGACTACAGACCGCTGTTCGAGAACTTCGTGCAAGATCTGCTGGCTACTGTGAACAAACCGGAATGGCCGGCTGCCGAACTGCTTCTTAGTCTACTGGGGAATCTTCTCGTAGGACATTTCTCGAACAAAAGCTCGGACATGTCGCTTCGAGTGGCATCCATCGATTACCTGGGCGTCGTCGCGGCTAGACTGCGGAAGGACGCGGTCAGCTCGCACTGTAAATTGTCCACCATCGATCAGATCATCAAGGACATCAAGATAGAACAACGGAAGGACTCAGATTACGACCAAATCATAGACAAGGAGATCCACGGGTTGAGCGAGGACGAGGAGAGGACCGTTTTTTTACAGAAAGTATTGCTGGACTACTTGGCCGTGAACGGGACAAAGGACTCCGCGTTAGGCTACGCTCGCCATTTCTATCTGGCGCAGTGGTACAGGGATTGCGCGGTGGAGAAGTCGAAGGTTGGCCAGGTTAAGAACAGTCCTAGTAAGAAGATGCACAAGAAGAGGGTCAAGAAAAAGAACAAACATCACTCGAGCGACCAGGACTCCGAGTCTGATCTGGAAGAACCGGACCCGGACGAGAACGACAATAACGAGCAGAAGAACTCGGAGGCTTACAGGATCatcgaggagaagaagaagtacATTATAAGTAGAATAAGACCGTACAGCACAGGCACGAAGCCGGACATCCTTCAAACGTACATCGACTACAACTCGGCGGAGCTGATATCGCAGTACCTCGCCTCGAAGAGGCCGTTCTCGCAGAGTTTCGACAGATACCTGAAGCAGATCCTGCACGTGTTGACCGAGTCGTCGATAGCGATCCGGACGAAGGCGATGAAGTGTCTGACGATGATCGTCGAGGCTGATCCAAGCGTTTTAGCGAGAGGGGACATGCAGCTGGGCGTGAAACACTCGTTCCTGGATCACGCCACGTCCGTCAGGGAGGCAGCCGTTGACTTGGTGGGGAAATTTGTACTAAGTAGGCCGGAATTAATAGATAAGTATTACGACATGCTGTCGGCGAGGATCCTGGACACCGGGGTCAGCGTCCGGAAACGCGTGATCAAGATCTTGAAGGACATCTGCATGGAGTGTCCAGACTTCCCGAAGATACCGGAGATCTGCGTGAAGATGATCAGACGGGTGAACGACGAGGAAGGCATTAGGAAATTAGTGATGGAGGTGTTTCAGAACATGTGGTTCACGCCAGTCAGAGAGCGTCCCAGCCTGGACTCCGAGTCGTTGTTGAGAAAGGTGATGAACATCACGGATGTCGTGGCAGCTAGCAAAGACATGGGCCTTGAGTGGTTCGAACAGCTGCTGGTAAGCTTGTTCAAACCGAAGGAGGACAAAGACGATAGTACAAAAATGCAAACCGAGCCGCCGAAGGCGTTGTTGACTGCGTGCAAGCAGATTGTTGATTGCCTAATCGAGAACGTTCTCCGATTGGAGGAGACCAATCTGGAGGAGGCCGAGAAGTCGGAGAAAAAGGGCTCCTCGCAGAGGCTGGTCGCATGTCTCACCACTCTCTACTTGTTCGCGAAGATACGGCCGCAGTTGCTGGTGAACCACGCGATCACGTTGCAGCCTTATTTAAGTTTAAAGTGTCAGACGCAGGGTGACTATCAGATAATCAGCAGCGTGGCGCATACGTTGGAGCTGGTCGTGCCGCTGATGGAGCATCCCAGCGAGACTTTTTTAGCCCAGCTGGAAGAGGACTCCGTCAAGCTGATCTTGCAACACGACCGTTCCGTCGTTGCCAGCTGCTTGTCTTGCTTAGGTTCCATAGTTAACAACGTGACGAGAAATTTTAAATTGATACGGGACTGCTTTAAGAAATATTACGGACATCTGACCGAGTACAAATCGTTCTACGAGAAGGACCCAACGAATCCGATGCTCCTCAAGTACAGGCCGTTCGTCAGGCGGGCGCTGTTCACGGTCGGTTTGCTGCTACGGCACTTCAATTTCACCGACCCGGAGGTAATCGAAGGCCTGGCGGAGAACATCAAGGACCAGGTATTCGAGACGCTCAACTACTTCGTGAACCTCGACAACGACGACATCAAACAATTCACGCTGTCTGCGATCGGCTCCCTGTGCATACGGCACTACGAGTTCATGCTGTTGCCCGAGCTGAAGGAGCTTTACCACCATCTGCTTACGTCCGAGAACGCGTTGGTTCACATGAGGATTCAGGTGTTGAACAACGTGGAGGTGTATCTGCAGGAGGAGGACAAGAGGATGATCAAGCAGGACATGGAATGGGCCAAGAGATCCAAGCAGGAGAACTTGAAGGAGATGGGTGATGTGTCCTCGGGTATGGCGAGCACGGTCATCCAGCTATACGTCAAGGAGATCCTCGAAGCTTTCTTGCACGCGAACGTGAGCGTTCGGCACGCAGCCCTCAAGGTTATTCAGTTGATCCTGGCGCAGGGTTTAGTGCATCCGGTCCAGATCGTCCCGTATCTCATTTGCATGAGCACGGACTGTGAGAAAGCGGTGAGCCACAGCGCGGACAAGCAGCTGCAGGACATCGAGAAGAAGTATCCCGGCTTTATCCACATGAAGTCGCAGCTCGGTATCAGGCTGAGCTATCGGCTGCAGAAGATCCTACAGAACGAGATGACGGTAAGAGGTATGCGGGTGAAGGAGGGTGAGTTTCCAGGGGCGTTGAACGGTTTCCTCTACACGATCCTGAGGAACACGAAGCAGCAGAGGCGGGCGATCGTGCTGTCCTTCCTGAAGCAGTTCGACGAGTCCGCGAAGACGAGCCTGTCGCAGATGCTGTATCTGGCCGACAATCTCGCTTACTTTACATATCAAGTACAGGACGAGCCGCTGTTCATCATCCATCACATCGACATCATCATCTCGATGTCCGGCACGAATCTGGTGCAATCGTTCAGGGAGGCGTTACTACCCAAGGAAGGTAGTCAACAGATCCAGCCACAACAACAGCTACAGCTACAGCTACAGCTACAGCAGACGCAGTTTCAAACGCCGTTGGGCCCCGATGGCCAGCCTCGGCCGGATCAACTGTTGTCAGCGCTAGAGGACGAAGAAGACGACGAGGAGGATGAGGATGTTCTCCTGGCGAGGTTACCCGGTGACACCACTCTACTAAGAGAGTACATCACAGCGAGTCAAGGGTTCCTGTTACTGCTGACGCTGAGGCAGCACTTGAAGGATCTGTACGGCTTCTCGGATCAGAAGATCGGCCAGTACTCGCCCACGGAGGCCGCGAAGGTCTACGAGAAAGCCGTGAACCGAAAGAGCAACCTGTTGTTCAAACCAAAGGCCACCCTGCATAGACTAAAGGAGAGCGTTAACAACGAGGAGCTAAACGCCGAGGGCAGGAAGAAGTTGGTGAAAGAGTATCTGGACTTCAAGCAGCTGATGCTCAAGTTCGACCTGGAGGAACAGGAGGACGAGCCCAACGACGGTGATACGAGCGGCAAGCATCACGCGGAGAATGTCAAGATGGCGCACCACTCCGAGATGGAGGGTAAATTGAGGGACGGACTCGCGGTGGGCAACTACCAGGGCAACGTGAACTCgacgatcgagcacgcgaacAACTCTGTGAACTCTATGGCCGGTTCTGGGCCTGTACCAGTCCCCATGCAGGCCATGCAGGGCATGCATCCACCGCCTGTGCCCCCGCAGATGCAACCGCGCGTACCGAAGCTGACGATACACGCGCACTCGGAGGCGAAGGAGCACCGCAAGCACCGCTCGCACAAAACGGAGAAGGTCAAGAAGcataaaaagaagaagaggagaagaaTCTCCGATAGCAGCGACAGCGGCGAGGACTACAGTGACCCTGACTTTCTGGTGTGA